The [Bacillus] selenitireducens MLS10 genome includes a region encoding these proteins:
- the yidD gene encoding membrane protein insertion efficiency factor YidD, translating into MFKKAAIGLIRLYQRYISRYTPPSCRFYPTCSQYGAESIERFGFLKGGLMTVIRILKCNPFHPGGFDPVPEKKSRKKDHHE; encoded by the coding sequence ATGTTTAAAAAAGCTGCAATCGGATTAATCAGGCTGTACCAGCGTTACATATCGAGGTATACACCGCCATCATGCCGGTTTTATCCGACATGCAGTCAATACGGTGCAGAATCCATTGAGCGGTTTGGCTTTTTGAAAGGCGGCTTGATGACCGTGATCCGAATCTTAAAGTGCAATCCGTTTCATCCCGGGGGCTTTGATCCGGTCCCAGAGAAGAAGTCTCGCAAGAAGGATCATCATGAGTAA